A stretch of the Chelonoidis abingdonii isolate Lonesome George chromosome 11, CheloAbing_2.0, whole genome shotgun sequence genome encodes the following:
- the JSRP1 gene encoding junctional sarcoplasmic reticulum protein 1 isoform X2 — translation MRCLARLPGSDMATGIGEVLERDLECPEAIQELPVLVERILRLSREDMKKDAEVPQSEEEVNSSSHGLEKEERNTLHVIEKDLDEFVESITDTPVVTEKTVTRVERVEEAASSASPHVPKTLPVKRKAEPRTIGPMKEEVPWECLTLNKCILIASFVALLSMGFQVFQDVIDVEDEVPEAESSLWAQPACSLPEDGAGERGELRFFKSWLSWWEPEAAEDPEAKVEGTQQDSPARAERRRGQEKPSALEKEVEKPRESEVAQPERGSKKGMQPRDRPPKGQASKMHRAPPAGSEEEEGQQRSRKEGKRREGKEQGERPRRDKGKGRHPKPDSPAQGPGHKEHRHDESGKRNSKKQQDEHKGRKPWEQHKFREGKRHD, via the exons ATGCGGTGCCTAG CAAGACTTCCTGGAAGTGACATGGCAACAGGCATTGGAGAGGTATTGGAGAGAGACCTGGAGTGTCCTGAGGCCATACAAGAGCTGCCAGTGCTGGTAGAGAGAATTCTAAGGCTGTCGAGGGAGGACATGAAAAAAG ATGCTGAAGTGCCACAAAGCGAAGAGGAGGTAAACAGTAGCTCACAC GGGctagagaaggaggagaggaacaCACTGCACGTCATCGAGAAGGATCTAGACGAGTTTGTGGAAAGCATAACTGACACACCAGTCGTCACGGAGAAGACAGTGACGAGGGTAGAaagggtggaggaggcagccagCTCTGCTTCGCCACATG TTCCCAAGACCCTTCCAGTGAAAAGGAAGGCCGAGCCCCGCACCATCGGCCCCATGAAGGAAGAGGTCCCCTGGGAGTGCCTTACTCTCAACAAGTGCATTCTCATCGCCTCTTTTGTCGCTCTGCTAAGCATGGGCTTCCAGGTCTTCCAAG ATGTCATCGACGTAGAAGACGAGGTTCCTGAAGCAGAGTCCAGCCTGTGGGCCCAGCCTGCGTGCAGCCTTCCCGAGGATGGTGCCGGCGAGAGG GGAGAGCTGCGGTTTTTCAAGAGCTGGTTGAGCTGGTGGGAGCCGGAAGCAGCAGAAGATCCTGAAGCCAAGGTGGAAGGGACGCAGCAGGACtccccagccagggcagagcGGAGAAGGGGCCAGGAGAAGCCGAGCGCGCtggagaaggaggtggagaagCCCAGAGAGAGTGAGGTGGCTCAGCCAGAGAGAGGCAGCAAGAAGGGGATGCAGCCCAGAGACAGGCCCCCCAAGGGCCAGGCCAGCAAAATGCACAGGGCCCCCCCAGCAggctctgaggaggaggaggggcagcagcgCAGCAGGAAGGAGGGCAAgcggagggaggggaaggagcagggggagcGGCCCAGGCGGGATAAGGGGAAGGGTCGCCACCCCAAGCCTGACTCACCAGCCCAAGGGCCAGGCCACAAGGAGCACCGGCATGATGAAAGCGGGAAGCGGAACTCTAAGAAGCAGCAAGACGAGCACAAGGGCCGGAAGCCTTGGGAGCAGCACAAGTTCAGGGAAGGCAAGAGGCATGACTGA
- the JSRP1 gene encoding junctional sarcoplasmic reticulum protein 1 isoform X3 gives MATGIGEVLERDLECPEAIQELPVLVERILRLSREDMKKDAEVPQSEEEVNSSSHGLEKEERNTLHVIEKDLDEFVESITDTPVVTEKTVTRVERVEEAASSASPHVPKTLPVKRKAEPRTIGPMKEEVPWECLTLNKCILIASFVALLSMGFQVFQDVIDVEDEVPEAESSLWAQPACSLPEDGAGERGELRFFKSWLSWWEPEAAEDPEAKVEGTQQDSPARAERRRGQEKPSALEKEVEKPRESEVAQPERGSKKGMQPRDRPPKGQASKMHRAPPAGSEEEEGQQRSRKEGKRREGKEQGERPRRDKGKGRHPKPDSPAQGPGHKEHRHDESGKRNSKKQQDEHKGRKPWEQHKFREGKRHD, from the exons ATGGCAACAGGCATTGGAGAGGTATTGGAGAGAGACCTGGAGTGTCCTGAGGCCATACAAGAGCTGCCAGTGCTGGTAGAGAGAATTCTAAGGCTGTCGAGGGAGGACATGAAAAAAG ATGCTGAAGTGCCACAAAGCGAAGAGGAGGTAAACAGTAGCTCACAC GGGctagagaaggaggagaggaacaCACTGCACGTCATCGAGAAGGATCTAGACGAGTTTGTGGAAAGCATAACTGACACACCAGTCGTCACGGAGAAGACAGTGACGAGGGTAGAaagggtggaggaggcagccagCTCTGCTTCGCCACATG TTCCCAAGACCCTTCCAGTGAAAAGGAAGGCCGAGCCCCGCACCATCGGCCCCATGAAGGAAGAGGTCCCCTGGGAGTGCCTTACTCTCAACAAGTGCATTCTCATCGCCTCTTTTGTCGCTCTGCTAAGCATGGGCTTCCAGGTCTTCCAAG ATGTCATCGACGTAGAAGACGAGGTTCCTGAAGCAGAGTCCAGCCTGTGGGCCCAGCCTGCGTGCAGCCTTCCCGAGGATGGTGCCGGCGAGAGG GGAGAGCTGCGGTTTTTCAAGAGCTGGTTGAGCTGGTGGGAGCCGGAAGCAGCAGAAGATCCTGAAGCCAAGGTGGAAGGGACGCAGCAGGACtccccagccagggcagagcGGAGAAGGGGCCAGGAGAAGCCGAGCGCGCtggagaaggaggtggagaagCCCAGAGAGAGTGAGGTGGCTCAGCCAGAGAGAGGCAGCAAGAAGGGGATGCAGCCCAGAGACAGGCCCCCCAAGGGCCAGGCCAGCAAAATGCACAGGGCCCCCCCAGCAggctctgaggaggaggaggggcagcagcgCAGCAGGAAGGAGGGCAAgcggagggaggggaaggagcagggggagcGGCCCAGGCGGGATAAGGGGAAGGGTCGCCACCCCAAGCCTGACTCACCAGCCCAAGGGCCAGGCCACAAGGAGCACCGGCATGATGAAAGCGGGAAGCGGAACTCTAAGAAGCAGCAAGACGAGCACAAGGGCCGGAAGCCTTGGGAGCAGCACAAGTTCAGGGAAGGCAAGAGGCATGACTGA
- the JSRP1 gene encoding junctional sarcoplasmic reticulum protein 1 isoform X1 has translation MCWPRIGPPESSFRVSSSPPAASARLPGSDMATGIGEVLERDLECPEAIQELPVLVERILRLSREDMKKDAEVPQSEEEVNSSSHGLEKEERNTLHVIEKDLDEFVESITDTPVVTEKTVTRVERVEEAASSASPHVPKTLPVKRKAEPRTIGPMKEEVPWECLTLNKCILIASFVALLSMGFQVFQDVIDVEDEVPEAESSLWAQPACSLPEDGAGERGELRFFKSWLSWWEPEAAEDPEAKVEGTQQDSPARAERRRGQEKPSALEKEVEKPRESEVAQPERGSKKGMQPRDRPPKGQASKMHRAPPAGSEEEEGQQRSRKEGKRREGKEQGERPRRDKGKGRHPKPDSPAQGPGHKEHRHDESGKRNSKKQQDEHKGRKPWEQHKFREGKRHD, from the exons CAAGACTTCCTGGAAGTGACATGGCAACAGGCATTGGAGAGGTATTGGAGAGAGACCTGGAGTGTCCTGAGGCCATACAAGAGCTGCCAGTGCTGGTAGAGAGAATTCTAAGGCTGTCGAGGGAGGACATGAAAAAAG ATGCTGAAGTGCCACAAAGCGAAGAGGAGGTAAACAGTAGCTCACAC GGGctagagaaggaggagaggaacaCACTGCACGTCATCGAGAAGGATCTAGACGAGTTTGTGGAAAGCATAACTGACACACCAGTCGTCACGGAGAAGACAGTGACGAGGGTAGAaagggtggaggaggcagccagCTCTGCTTCGCCACATG TTCCCAAGACCCTTCCAGTGAAAAGGAAGGCCGAGCCCCGCACCATCGGCCCCATGAAGGAAGAGGTCCCCTGGGAGTGCCTTACTCTCAACAAGTGCATTCTCATCGCCTCTTTTGTCGCTCTGCTAAGCATGGGCTTCCAGGTCTTCCAAG ATGTCATCGACGTAGAAGACGAGGTTCCTGAAGCAGAGTCCAGCCTGTGGGCCCAGCCTGCGTGCAGCCTTCCCGAGGATGGTGCCGGCGAGAGG GGAGAGCTGCGGTTTTTCAAGAGCTGGTTGAGCTGGTGGGAGCCGGAAGCAGCAGAAGATCCTGAAGCCAAGGTGGAAGGGACGCAGCAGGACtccccagccagggcagagcGGAGAAGGGGCCAGGAGAAGCCGAGCGCGCtggagaaggaggtggagaagCCCAGAGAGAGTGAGGTGGCTCAGCCAGAGAGAGGCAGCAAGAAGGGGATGCAGCCCAGAGACAGGCCCCCCAAGGGCCAGGCCAGCAAAATGCACAGGGCCCCCCCAGCAggctctgaggaggaggaggggcagcagcgCAGCAGGAAGGAGGGCAAgcggagggaggggaaggagcagggggagcGGCCCAGGCGGGATAAGGGGAAGGGTCGCCACCCCAAGCCTGACTCACCAGCCCAAGGGCCAGGCCACAAGGAGCACCGGCATGATGAAAGCGGGAAGCGGAACTCTAAGAAGCAGCAAGACGAGCACAAGGGCCGGAAGCCTTGGGAGCAGCACAAGTTCAGGGAAGGCAAGAGGCATGACTGA